A region from the Nocardioides exalbidus genome encodes:
- a CDS encoding SigE family RNA polymerase sigma factor, with protein sequence MLTDTDRDAEFAAFVAEHRGTLLRIARLLAAGDDAAAEDVLQTTLTRLYVGWRRVRRADNRLAYARTSLTHAFVDESRRAHRRRELTTGRPAETYDGPAPAAADPDLRPLVVAALADLGPRQRAVVVLRHWLDLDVAETARVLGCSTGTVKSQNARALEHLRTALGPSIHPVPEESA encoded by the coding sequence GTGCTGACGGACACAGACAGGGACGCCGAGTTCGCGGCGTTCGTCGCCGAGCACCGGGGCACCCTGCTCCGCATCGCGAGGCTGCTCGCGGCGGGTGACGACGCCGCGGCCGAGGACGTCCTCCAGACGACCCTGACCCGGCTCTACGTCGGGTGGCGCCGGGTGCGTCGGGCCGACAACCGGCTCGCCTACGCCCGCACGAGCCTGACCCACGCGTTCGTCGACGAGTCGCGCCGTGCGCACCGCCGCCGCGAGCTCACCACCGGCCGGCCGGCGGAGACGTACGACGGCCCCGCCCCGGCCGCAGCCGACCCCGACCTGCGTCCGCTCGTGGTCGCGGCGCTCGCCGACCTGGGGCCGCGCCAGCGGGCGGTCGTGGTCCTGCGCCACTGGCTCGACCTCGACGTCGCCGAGACCGCACGCGTCCTCGGCTGCAGCACCGGCACGGTCAAGTCCCAGAACGCGCGGGCCCTCGAGCACCTCCGCACCGCGCTCGGCCCCAGCATCCACCCCGTACCCGAGGAGTCCGCATGA
- a CDS encoding oxygenase MpaB family protein encodes MRAPGRLANLRRIQSLDPEVDFDEIVRLTARFEFPWDYVQGTGIAFMRDYGIPSIAGLLDRTREFEDHGVKRYDDTILVGDEATLDGIDSPRSHAALRRLNRIHGHYDIPNDELAYVLATTIVGPVRWIEAYGWRPLDPHELVALTRVTTRFGELMGIKGLPETYDGYLTLLVDHERQHFAATPEATRLAEASIRIAREVAPPHLRPLLRRVTIALMDEPLREVLGLPRQPEWFVRAVRAGLRARGRLLRLATPRRTAYRHRPTTYPHGYRLEDLGPVAMLDELNDPHRKAAHA; translated from the coding sequence GTGCGCGCCCCCGGTCGCCTCGCGAACCTCCGCCGGATCCAGTCACTGGACCCGGAGGTCGACTTCGACGAGATCGTCCGGCTGACCGCGCGCTTCGAGTTCCCCTGGGACTACGTCCAGGGCACCGGCATCGCCTTCATGCGCGACTACGGCATCCCCTCCATCGCCGGCCTGCTCGACCGGACCCGCGAGTTCGAGGACCACGGGGTCAAGAGGTACGACGACACGATCCTGGTCGGCGACGAGGCGACCCTCGACGGCATCGACTCGCCCCGCTCGCACGCCGCGCTGCGCCGGCTCAACCGGATCCACGGCCACTACGACATCCCGAACGACGAGCTCGCCTACGTCCTCGCCACCACGATCGTCGGACCGGTCCGCTGGATCGAGGCCTACGGCTGGCGCCCGCTCGACCCGCACGAGCTCGTCGCGCTGACGAGGGTCACCACGCGCTTCGGCGAGCTGATGGGCATCAAGGGCCTCCCGGAGACGTACGATGGCTACCTCACGCTGCTGGTCGATCACGAGCGGCAGCACTTCGCCGCCACGCCGGAGGCCACCCGGCTCGCCGAGGCCTCCATCCGGATCGCCCGCGAGGTCGCGCCTCCCCACCTGCGACCGCTGCTGCGGCGCGTCACGATCGCCCTGATGGACGAGCCGCTGCGCGAGGTCCTCGGGCTCCCGCGACAGCCGGAGTGGTTCGTCCGCGCGGTGCGTGCCGGCCTCCGGGCACGTGGCCGGCTGCTGCGGCTCGCCACCCCGCGGCGGACGGCGTACCGCCACCGGCCCACCACCTATCCCCACGGCTACCGGCTCGAGGACCTCGGGCCGGTCGCGATGCTCGACGAGCTCAACGACCCCCACAGGAAGGCCGCCCATGCCTGA
- a CDS encoding oxidoreductase, with product MTTQSTTSSVTSFLGDKPVHRIGFGAMQLAGPGVFGPPADPDGARAVLRRAVELGVDHIDTAQFYGPDVVNDLIREALHPYPENLRLVTKVGATRDDQGAWVPGAEPADLKHQVEQNLRSLGVERMDLVNLRRFERDDPDRVEPALEDQLGALAELREEGKIDLIGVSSVTAETVRRAHELVGLGEVQNAFSILDRTDEPVLEVCRERGIAYVPYFPLGSAFTGGPAALAADEHVSTVAARHGVTASQVALAWLLAQYDRMLLIPGTSSVAHLEENMAVLDIVLDADDLARLDQVEPKPVGH from the coding sequence ATGACCACCCAGAGCACCACCTCGTCCGTCACCTCCTTCCTGGGCGACAAGCCCGTCCACCGCATCGGCTTCGGCGCCATGCAGCTCGCCGGCCCGGGGGTCTTCGGCCCGCCGGCCGATCCCGACGGCGCCCGCGCCGTGCTGCGCCGCGCCGTCGAGCTCGGCGTCGACCACATCGACACCGCGCAGTTCTACGGCCCCGACGTCGTCAACGACCTGATCCGTGAGGCGCTGCACCCCTACCCGGAGAACCTCCGCCTCGTCACCAAGGTCGGCGCCACCCGCGACGACCAGGGCGCGTGGGTGCCGGGCGCCGAGCCGGCCGACCTCAAGCACCAGGTCGAGCAGAACCTCCGCTCCCTCGGCGTCGAGCGGATGGACCTGGTCAACCTGCGCCGCTTCGAGCGCGACGACCCGGACCGTGTCGAGCCCGCGCTCGAGGACCAGCTCGGCGCGCTCGCGGAGCTGCGCGAGGAGGGCAAGATCGACCTGATCGGCGTCTCGAGCGTCACCGCGGAGACCGTACGACGTGCGCACGAGCTGGTCGGGCTCGGCGAGGTGCAGAACGCGTTCAGCATCCTCGACCGGACCGACGAGCCGGTGCTCGAGGTGTGCCGTGAGCGCGGGATCGCCTACGTGCCGTACTTCCCGCTCGGCTCGGCCTTCACCGGCGGCCCGGCTGCCCTGGCCGCCGACGAGCACGTGTCGACCGTCGCCGCCCGGCACGGCGTCACGGCCAGCCAGGTCGCGCTGGCGTGGCTGCTCGCGCAGTACGACCGGATGCTGCTGATCCCCGGTACCAGCTCGGTCGCGCACCTCGAGGAGAACATGGCCGTGCTCGACATCGTCCTCGACGCGGACGACCTGGCCCGGCTCGACCAGGTGGAGCCGAAGCCCGTCGGCCACTGA
- a CDS encoding helix-turn-helix transcriptional regulator, producing MDLNGLGSQLKLWRDRTTPASVGLPTQKRRRAPGLRREEVAQLAGVSADYLVRLEQGRARHPSVQVVQSLARALRLDAGERDVLYRLAGHLPPSPSRMERHVPPSVMRLVDRLGDTPVSVIDASWQTILQNRAATALFGDLSGESERGQNRAWRTFMDLPGMGRFEPQTRSMVERDVVADLRAALLRLPHDPDLSSLVEDLLRESPHFAELWETTPAKPRGAQRKTLHHPVVGWMTLDCDKLTVNDGELQIVVFTAEPGSPDAEALALAVVVGLQEMVGA from the coding sequence ATGGACCTCAACGGGCTCGGCTCGCAGCTGAAGCTGTGGCGCGACCGCACCACGCCGGCCTCGGTCGGCCTGCCCACGCAGAAGCGGCGACGCGCACCCGGGCTGCGGCGCGAGGAGGTCGCCCAGCTCGCCGGCGTCTCGGCCGACTACCTGGTGCGCCTCGAGCAGGGCCGCGCGCGGCACCCGTCCGTGCAGGTCGTGCAGTCGCTCGCCCGGGCGCTCCGCCTCGACGCGGGGGAGCGCGACGTGCTCTACCGGCTCGCCGGGCACCTGCCCCCGTCGCCGTCGCGGATGGAGCGGCACGTGCCGCCGAGCGTGATGCGGCTCGTCGACCGCCTCGGCGACACCCCGGTCAGCGTGATCGACGCGTCGTGGCAGACGATCCTGCAGAACCGTGCCGCCACCGCCCTGTTCGGCGACCTGTCGGGGGAGTCCGAGCGCGGTCAGAACCGCGCGTGGCGCACCTTCATGGACCTGCCCGGGATGGGCCGCTTCGAGCCGCAGACCCGGTCGATGGTCGAGCGCGACGTGGTCGCCGACCTGCGGGCCGCGCTGCTCCGGCTGCCGCACGACCCCGACCTCTCCTCGCTCGTCGAGGACCTCCTCCGGGAGAGCCCGCACTTCGCCGAGCTCTGGGAGACCACCCCGGCGAAGCCGCGGGGCGCGCAGCGCAAGACGCTCCACCACCCGGTCGTCGGCTGGATGACCCTCGACTGCGACAAGCTGACCGTGAACGACGGCGAGCTGCAGATCGTGGTCTTCACCGCCGAGCCCGGCTCGCCCGACGCCGAGGCCCTCGCCCTGGCCGTCGTCGTCGGGCTCCAGGAGATGGTCGGCGCCTGA
- a CDS encoding LLM class F420-dependent oxidoreductase, producing the protein MRLATSLMYDGNPRTAADQVVALEKAGLDSVWVAEAYGFDSPTLMGYLAAKTETVKIGSAILNIYSRTPGALLQTAAGLDNVSGARAILGLGVSGPQVIEGFHGVPYAKPMARTAEVIDVIRRGLKREPLTSDGVFHLPLTKEHGAVTGLGKPLKILTKVERDTIPIWIASLGPKNVEQTAEIADGWIPHLFHPEKAHLVWGEALAAGNAKRQEGLGPLQVMAGGMVAIGEGPETKALLDFARPLFALYVGGMGAKGKNFYNDVARAYGYEKEAEEIQDLYLSGKKKEAEALVPTEWLEAANLVGPASYVKERIAAFEEAGVTDLTVVPATEDPAATVAQLKEWMS; encoded by the coding sequence ATGCGCCTCGCCACCTCCCTGATGTACGACGGCAACCCCCGCACCGCGGCCGACCAGGTGGTCGCGCTGGAGAAGGCCGGCCTCGACAGCGTGTGGGTGGCGGAGGCCTACGGCTTCGACTCGCCGACGCTGATGGGCTACCTCGCGGCGAAGACCGAGACGGTGAAGATCGGCTCGGCGATCCTCAACATCTACTCCCGCACGCCCGGCGCGCTGCTGCAGACCGCGGCCGGTCTCGACAACGTCAGCGGCGCTCGCGCGATCCTCGGCCTCGGCGTCAGCGGGCCGCAGGTGATCGAGGGCTTCCACGGCGTGCCCTACGCCAAGCCCATGGCCCGCACCGCCGAGGTCATCGACGTGATCCGCCGCGGCCTGAAGCGTGAGCCGCTGACCTCCGACGGCGTCTTCCACCTTCCGCTCACCAAGGAGCACGGCGCGGTCACCGGGCTCGGCAAGCCGCTCAAGATCCTCACCAAGGTCGAGCGCGACACGATCCCGATCTGGATCGCCTCCCTCGGGCCGAAGAACGTCGAGCAGACCGCCGAGATCGCCGACGGCTGGATCCCCCACCTCTTCCACCCCGAGAAGGCGCACCTCGTCTGGGGCGAGGCGCTCGCCGCCGGCAACGCCAAGCGCCAGGAGGGCCTCGGCCCGCTGCAGGTGATGGCCGGCGGCATGGTCGCGATCGGCGAGGGCCCGGAGACCAAGGCGCTGCTCGACTTCGCGCGGCCGCTCTTCGCCCTCTACGTCGGCGGCATGGGCGCGAAGGGCAAGAACTTCTACAACGACGTGGCGCGGGCCTACGGCTACGAGAAGGAGGCCGAGGAGATCCAGGACCTGTACCTCTCCGGCAAGAAGAAGGAGGCCGAGGCGCTCGTCCCCACCGAGTGGCTCGAGGCGGCCAACCTCGTCGGCCCGGCGTCCTACGTCAAGGAGCGGATCGCCGCCTTCGAGGAGGCCGGCGTCACCGACCTCACCGTCGTGCCCGCCACCGAGGACCCGGCGGCGACGGTCGCGCAGCTCAAGGAATGGATGTCCTGA
- a CDS encoding amphi-Trp domain-containing protein, with protein MDLFEMDETRTMSREEAAARLRALADSLAKHNSVEFARDGGRITVSVPEQVNLKVEVELGDDNEVEIELTW; from the coding sequence ATGGACCTCTTCGAGATGGACGAGACCCGCACGATGAGCCGCGAGGAGGCCGCCGCCAGGCTGCGCGCCCTCGCCGACTCGCTGGCCAAGCACAACTCGGTGGAGTTCGCCCGTGACGGCGGACGGATCACGGTGTCCGTCCCCGAGCAGGTGAACCTCAAGGTCGAGGTCGAGCTCGGCGACGACAACGAGGTCGAGATCGAGCTGACCTGGTAG
- a CDS encoding alpha/beta fold hydrolase translates to MTSHTIDVPGATLHYEVLGDLASADEPPLLLAGSPMDSTGFTSLAAGLADTGRVIALTDPRNVGRSTREDDTAAVTPEEHAEDLHAVIGALGGTVDLFSSSGASVNALFLVAAHPDDVRLLVAHEPPMAALLPDGEAIARSCDEMVALYDSSGIGPGMALFISLVMHRGPWTGEQPIPDPAMFGLPGADDGSRNDGLMANMRGEGCTRVPDLDAVRAASTTVVMGVGEESGGPEDGEIAGRAAYAVARELGVDPVVFPGGHNGFLGGEYGQMGKPQEFAATLREVLAG, encoded by the coding sequence ATGACCAGCCACACGATCGACGTCCCCGGCGCGACCCTCCACTACGAGGTCCTCGGCGACCTGGCGTCCGCCGACGAGCCGCCGCTGCTGCTGGCCGGCTCGCCGATGGACAGCACCGGCTTCACCAGCCTCGCCGCCGGGCTCGCCGACACCGGCCGGGTCATCGCGCTCACCGACCCGCGCAACGTCGGCCGGAGCACCCGCGAGGACGACACCGCCGCTGTCACGCCCGAGGAGCACGCCGAGGACCTGCACGCCGTCATCGGCGCGCTCGGCGGCACGGTCGACCTCTTCTCGTCGTCGGGAGCCTCGGTCAACGCGCTCTTCCTCGTCGCCGCACACCCGGACGACGTACGCCTGCTGGTGGCGCACGAGCCGCCGATGGCCGCGCTGCTCCCGGACGGCGAGGCGATCGCGCGGTCGTGCGACGAGATGGTCGCGCTCTACGACTCCTCGGGCATCGGCCCGGGCATGGCGCTGTTCATCAGCCTGGTGATGCACCGCGGCCCGTGGACCGGCGAGCAGCCGATCCCGGACCCGGCGATGTTCGGGCTTCCGGGTGCCGACGACGGCTCGCGCAACGACGGCCTGATGGCCAACATGCGCGGCGAGGGCTGCACCCGCGTCCCCGACCTCGACGCCGTCCGCGCCGCGTCGACCACGGTCGTGATGGGCGTCGGCGAGGAGTCGGGAGGCCCCGAGGACGGCGAGATCGCCGGTCGAGCCGCGTACGCCGTCGCGCGCGAGCTCGGCGTCGACCCGGTCGTCTTCCCGGGCGGCCACAACGGCTTCCTCGGCGGGGAGTACGGCCAGATGGGCAAGCCGCAGGAGTTCGCCGCCACGCTGCGCGAGGTGCTCGCCGGCTGA
- a CDS encoding acyl-CoA dehydrogenase family protein translates to MPDRPSILEQEHEDFRAVARSFFDKEVVPHHAAWEEVGIVDREVWRKAGERGLLCFDVDEAYGGPGITDFRYNMVLAEEAGRAGASGPGFAVHTDIIVPYLSSLGTEEQKQRWLPGCVSGDIVTAIAMTEPGAGSDLQGIRTTAVDAGDHYVLNGSKTFISNGILSDLVVVVCRTDPDAGHQGISLLVVERGMEGFERGRNLAKMGLHAQDTAELSFTDVRVPKENLLGAEGSGFISLMENLPQERISIGCIAVAAIEHVLDLCLAYAKEREAFGKPIGKFQHNRFVLAEMATEAHIARVFINDCVLRLNAGTADTALASMAKWWTTELQKRVVDAGVQLHGGYGYMDEYPISKAYTDSRIQTIYGGTTEIQKEIIGRMLGL, encoded by the coding sequence ATGCCTGACCGCCCCAGCATCCTCGAGCAGGAGCACGAGGACTTCCGCGCCGTCGCGCGGTCCTTCTTCGACAAGGAGGTCGTGCCGCACCACGCTGCGTGGGAGGAGGTCGGCATCGTCGACCGCGAGGTGTGGCGCAAGGCCGGCGAGCGCGGGCTGCTGTGCTTCGACGTCGACGAGGCCTACGGCGGGCCCGGCATCACGGACTTCCGCTACAACATGGTGCTCGCCGAGGAGGCCGGCCGCGCGGGTGCGAGCGGTCCCGGCTTCGCCGTGCACACCGACATCATCGTCCCCTACCTCTCCTCGCTCGGGACCGAGGAGCAGAAGCAGCGGTGGCTGCCGGGCTGCGTCTCCGGCGACATCGTCACCGCGATCGCGATGACCGAGCCGGGCGCGGGCTCCGACCTCCAGGGCATCCGGACGACCGCGGTCGACGCCGGCGACCACTACGTCCTCAACGGGTCCAAGACCTTCATCTCCAACGGCATCCTGTCCGACCTCGTCGTCGTGGTCTGCCGCACCGACCCCGACGCCGGCCACCAGGGCATCTCGCTGCTCGTCGTCGAGCGGGGGATGGAGGGCTTCGAGCGGGGCCGCAACCTGGCGAAGATGGGCCTGCACGCGCAGGACACCGCCGAGCTCAGCTTCACCGACGTCCGCGTCCCGAAGGAGAACCTCCTCGGCGCCGAGGGGTCGGGCTTCATCTCGCTGATGGAGAACCTCCCGCAGGAGCGCATCTCGATCGGGTGCATCGCGGTCGCGGCGATCGAGCACGTCCTCGACCTCTGCCTGGCCTACGCCAAGGAGCGCGAGGCCTTCGGCAAGCCGATCGGGAAGTTCCAGCACAACCGCTTCGTGCTGGCGGAGATGGCGACCGAGGCGCACATCGCCCGCGTCTTCATCAACGACTGCGTGCTGCGGCTCAACGCCGGCACGGCCGACACCGCGCTCGCGTCGATGGCGAAGTGGTGGACCACCGAGCTCCAGAAGCGCGTCGTCGACGCGGGCGTCCAGCTGCACGGCGGCTACGGCTACATGGACGAGTACCCCATCTCCAAGGCCTACACCGACTCGCGGATCCAGACGATCTACGGCGGCACGACCGAGATCCAGAAGGAGATCATCGGGCGCATGCTCGGTCTGTGA
- a CDS encoding DinB family protein has translation MTDTGQDFTEQDLSGSTFQRVDLSRSSFREVRLAGADVRDADLSDLRVRSAWLNGVRMTGVEVPDMEIHGEIGRLVVNGVDVAPLVEAELNRRMPERALMSPTDVAGFRLAFETLDRLWAGTVDQARALPPEQLHEQVDEEWSFIETLRHLGFAHACWVGGIVLTDPSPWHPLDLPWDEAPVVDGVPWDRDVSPSLDEVLDLRAQRRATVQAVLDDLADDGLSRHVVSATPFMTEATGLDVAQCLTVVLNEEWEHRLYAERDLARLRDAT, from the coding sequence ATGACCGACACCGGGCAGGACTTCACGGAGCAGGACCTCAGCGGGTCGACCTTCCAGCGCGTCGACCTCAGTCGCTCGTCGTTCCGCGAGGTGCGGCTGGCGGGCGCCGACGTCCGCGACGCCGACCTCAGCGACCTCCGGGTCCGGTCGGCCTGGCTCAACGGCGTCCGGATGACCGGCGTCGAGGTGCCCGACATGGAGATCCACGGCGAGATCGGGCGGCTCGTGGTGAACGGCGTCGACGTCGCGCCGCTCGTCGAGGCCGAGCTCAACCGGCGGATGCCGGAGCGCGCGCTGATGTCGCCGACCGACGTCGCCGGCTTCCGGCTCGCCTTCGAGACCCTCGACCGGCTCTGGGCCGGGACGGTCGACCAGGCCCGCGCCCTGCCGCCGGAACAGCTGCACGAGCAGGTGGACGAGGAGTGGTCGTTCATCGAGACGCTGCGCCACCTCGGCTTCGCCCACGCCTGCTGGGTGGGCGGGATCGTGCTCACCGACCCGTCGCCGTGGCACCCGCTCGACCTGCCCTGGGACGAGGCGCCGGTCGTCGACGGCGTGCCGTGGGACCGCGACGTAAGCCCCTCGCTCGACGAGGTGCTCGACCTCCGCGCACAGCGGCGGGCCACCGTGCAGGCGGTGCTCGACGACCTGGCCGACGACGGGCTGTCGCGCCACGTCGTCTCGGCGACGCCGTTCATGACCGAGGCCACGGGGCTCGACGTCGCGCAGTGCCTCACGGTCGTGCTCAACGAGGAGTGGGAGCACCGGCTCTACGCCGAGCGCGACCTCGCCCGGCTCCGCGACGCGACCTAG
- a CDS encoding ABC transporter ATP-binding protein translates to MSTRLPVAGPADVRRYARDLARRHPRMLWSALGLHVLAAAAGLAAPRLLGGLVQAVEDGTTVAHVDRIALLLGGFLVLQTVLTRYARYLSQVLGEQVLAELREDFVENALALPVGTVESAGSGDLLTRTSRDVDQLGWSVRWALPEWTIAVVTAVLTFAAALSVGWWVFLPCLLALPPLVTGLRWYLGRARPGYERESASYSQITTTLAETVEGARTVEALGLGRERVAAADADCAESYAAERYTLRLRTVFFPSMEIAYLLPVVGTLLFGGWLYTRGQVSLAEVTAATLYVQMLIDPVDRLVSILDELQVGAASLARLLGVGQVPDDREVTGAVPVDEKLDAEDVRFSYIEGRDVLHGVDLDVGVGERIAMVGPSGAGKSTLGRLLAGIHPPRTGRVTVGDVGLVELPLDDLRGHVALVTQEHHVFVGTLWENVVLARPGSSLSEIRDALAAVDALEWVDALPDGLDTVVGSGGRALTPAQAQQVALARLVLADPHTLVLDEATSLIDPRAARHLERSLAAVLEGRTVIAIAHRLFSAHDADRVAVVEDGVISEFGSHDDLVAAGGSYAALWESWHGKG, encoded by the coding sequence GTGAGCACCCGGCTCCCCGTCGCCGGCCCCGCCGACGTACGCCGCTACGCGCGCGACCTCGCGCGCCGCCACCCGCGGATGCTGTGGTCCGCGCTCGGCCTCCACGTGCTGGCCGCCGCGGCCGGGCTGGCCGCACCCCGGCTGCTGGGCGGGCTCGTGCAGGCCGTCGAGGACGGCACGACGGTCGCGCACGTCGACCGCATCGCGCTGCTGCTCGGCGGCTTCCTCGTGCTGCAGACCGTGCTCACCCGCTACGCCCGCTACCTCTCGCAGGTGCTCGGCGAGCAGGTGCTGGCGGAGCTGCGCGAGGACTTCGTCGAGAACGCCCTCGCCCTGCCCGTCGGCACCGTCGAGTCGGCCGGCTCGGGCGACCTGCTGACCCGCACGAGCCGCGACGTGGACCAGCTCGGCTGGTCGGTGCGGTGGGCGCTGCCCGAGTGGACCATCGCGGTCGTCACCGCGGTCCTCACCTTCGCGGCCGCGCTCTCGGTCGGGTGGTGGGTCTTCCTGCCCTGCCTGCTCGCGCTGCCGCCGCTCGTGACGGGTCTGCGGTGGTACCTCGGCCGCGCCCGGCCGGGCTACGAGCGGGAGTCGGCGTCCTACAGCCAGATCACGACGACCCTCGCCGAGACGGTCGAGGGCGCACGGACGGTCGAGGCGCTCGGCCTCGGCCGGGAGCGGGTCGCGGCCGCCGACGCGGACTGCGCGGAGTCCTACGCCGCCGAGCGCTACACGCTGCGGCTGCGCACGGTGTTCTTCCCGTCGATGGAGATCGCCTACCTGCTGCCGGTGGTCGGGACGCTGCTCTTCGGCGGCTGGCTCTACACGCGCGGCCAGGTGTCGCTGGCCGAGGTGACCGCGGCGACGCTCTACGTCCAGATGCTCATCGACCCGGTCGACCGGCTGGTGTCGATCCTCGACGAGCTGCAGGTCGGCGCGGCCTCGCTGGCGCGGCTCCTCGGTGTCGGCCAGGTGCCCGACGACCGCGAGGTCACCGGCGCCGTGCCCGTCGACGAGAAGCTCGACGCGGAGGACGTCCGCTTCTCCTACATCGAGGGCCGCGACGTGCTGCACGGCGTCGACCTCGACGTCGGGGTCGGCGAGCGGATCGCGATGGTCGGCCCGTCCGGCGCCGGCAAGTCGACGCTCGGCCGGCTGCTCGCCGGCATCCACCCGCCCCGCACCGGTCGGGTGACCGTCGGCGACGTCGGACTGGTGGAGCTGCCGCTCGACGACCTGCGCGGCCACGTCGCGCTCGTGACCCAGGAGCACCACGTCTTCGTCGGCACGCTCTGGGAGAACGTCGTCCTCGCGCGGCCGGGCTCGTCGCTGTCCGAGATCCGCGACGCGCTCGCCGCCGTCGACGCGCTGGAGTGGGTCGACGCGCTGCCCGACGGGCTCGACACCGTCGTCGGCTCCGGCGGGCGGGCCCTCACGCCCGCGCAGGCCCAGCAGGTCGCGCTCGCCCGGCTGGTGCTCGCCGACCCCCACACGCTCGTGCTCGACGAGGCCACCTCCCTCATCGACCCGCGCGCCGCACGGCACCTCGAGCGCTCGCTCGCGGCGGTGCTCGAGGGCCGTACCGTCATCGCCATCGCCCACCGCCTCTTCTCCGCCCACGACGCCGACCGCGTCGCCGTGGTCGAGGACGGCGTGATCTCCGAGTTCGGCTCGCACGACGACCTCGTCGCCGCCGGCGGGTCCTACGCAGCCCTGTGGGAGTCCTGGCACGGGAAGGGCTGA